A genomic segment from Antedon mediterranea chromosome 6, ecAntMedi1.1, whole genome shotgun sequence encodes:
- the LOC140051831 gene encoding neuronal acetylcholine receptor subunit alpha-10-like codes for MVALLVVLLRCFKSDFNTLYLVLLHFTWFSVDAINDFEEARLVDRLLDGYSKDVRPVQNYAKTIHLEMSLTVVQLVDMDELNQIMTTNVWFNKKWTDYFLTWNPEEFDNITTTVIDSSLIWLPDITMYNNANEDFTNGIMKTKASISFDGTVQWDTPAILKSTCQLDPLFFPFDQQNCTLTFGSFIYHENQLNITCPDKEGDTTSFQTNGEWTLVSAPIVRDVEYYPCCPEFQYRYPSLHFQVILRRQPLFFLLNLIFPCILISALVLFGFYLPSDAGEKVTLTITIMLALNVFLLLVAETMPPTSKVVPLIGQYFILNIILVGICTATTVIILGIHHHGSSTKVPKWLHTLVLVKLANLLNMDNGVAKLSKQTKDNSHSSVSEQQEQVDNQGVDNPVFEHDNGGVLITEADMNTSPSTDSFGSSSEHEHSFGMFEKYIQNMTKCVFSIGGLIRADVERKQRVTEWMEVATILDRFFMILFGIVQLLITVITLSLAAVNKSVM; via the exons ATGGTGGCACTTCTGGTGGTACTTTTAAGATGTTTTAAATCGGACTTTAATACATTGTATTTAGTTCTATTGCATTTTACTTGGTTCTCTGTAG ATGCTATAAATGACTTTGAAGAAGCTAGGCTGGTGGATCGGTTACTGGATGGGTATAGTAAGGACGTTCGTCCCGTTCAAAACTATGCCAAGACAATTCACTTGGAAATGTCCCTCACGGTCGTTCAGCTCGTAGATATG gATGAGTTGAACCAAATAATGACAACAAATGTATGGTTTAATAAG AAATGGActgattattttttaacatgGAATCCAGAAGAGTTCGACAATATTACAACCACTGTGATTGATTCGTCTTTAATATGGCTCCCTGATATTACTATGTACAATAA TGCAAATGAAGATTTCACCAACGGCATAATGAAGACCAAAGCAAGCATTTCGTTTGACGGTACCGTACAGTGGGACACGCCGGCCATTCTCAAGAGCACGTGCCAACTTGACCCACTTTTCTTTCCGTTTGACCAACAAAATTGCACGTTAACATTCGGTTCATTTATATACCACGAGAACCAACTTAACATCACGTGTCCGGACAAAGAAGGTGATACAACATCTTTCCAGACCAATGGAGAATGGACACTGGTCAGTGCACCAATTGTCCGCGATGTTGAGTATTACCCATGCTGTCCTGAGTTCCAGTACCGGTATCCTTCGCTTCATTTCCAAGTGATTCTAAGACGCCAACCACtattctttttattaaatttaatcttCCCTTGTATCTTAATCTCCGCTCTGGTGCTCTTTGGGTTTTACCTGCCGTCAGACGCCGGAGAGAAAGTCACCCTTACAATCACCATCATGTTGGCTCTGAATGTGTTTCTGCTTCTAGTCGCAGAAACTATGCCACCAACTTCCAAGGTTGTGCCACTCATAG GacagtatttcattttaaacattatcttgGTTGGCATCTGTACGGCAACCACAGTAATCATACTTGGTATTCATCACCACGGAAGCAGCACCAAAGTTCCAAAATGGCTGCACACACTTGTACTGGTCAAACTCGCTAATTTACTGAACATGGATAATGGTGTCGCGAAGTTATCTAAACAAACGAAAGACAACTCGCATTCGTCAGTTTCAGAGCAGCAGGAACAAGTAGACAACCAAGGGGTTGATAATCCTGTGTTTGAACATGACAATGGCGGGGTTCTCATCACAGAAGCAGACATGAACACCTCGCCGTCAACCGATAGCTTCGGATCGTCGTCAGAACATGAACATTCATTTGGCATGTTCGAAAAGTACATACAGAACATGACGAAATGTGTCTTTTCTATTGGTGGTTTGATTCGTGCGGATGTTGAAAGAAAACAGCGAGTCACCGAATGGATGGAAGTTGCCACGATTCTTGAtagattttttatgattttatttggtATCGTGCAATTATTGATTACCGTTATAACACTGTCTTTAGCTGCCGTTAATAAATCTGTTATGTAA
- the LOC140051447 gene encoding dehydrogenase/reductase SDR family member 11-like isoform X2 — MKPHAPGVLHPIKCDVSKEDEITDMFSEIKEKFGGVDVCVNNAGILVESSALTSGKTEYWRYMLEINVMALAICTRESIYQMTERGIDDGHIFHINSLSGHRVFGSGFYAGTKHMVTAMTEGLRQELREKKSNIRVTSISPGIVRTEFAIRTHGDEEGNEIYNQMKNLEADDIANSLVHALHAPSYCQIHDILIRPIEQER, encoded by the exons ATGAAACCACATGCTCCTGGTGTACTCCATCCAATAAAATGTGACGTCAGTAAAGAGGACGAAATAACTGATATGTTCTCCGAGATCAAGGAGAAATTTGGTGGAGTTGATGTTTGTGTTAACAATGCTGGTATTTTGGTCGAGAGTAGTGCCCTTACGTCTGGAAAAACAGAATATTGGCGGTATATGCTTGAA ATCAACGTTATGGCTCTTGCCATCTGTACAAGAGAGTCTATTTATCAAATGACAGAGAGAGGCATAGACGACGGTCACATATTTCACATTAACAG TTTAAGTGGACATCGAGTATTTGGTTCAGGATTTTACGCTGGAACAAAGCACATGGTTACAGCCATGACGGAAGGACTTCGCCAAGAACTACGTGAAAAGAAATCTAACATTAGAGTCACG AGCATTTCTCCGGGAATAGTAAGAACAGAGTTTGCAATCAGAACACATGGGGACGAAGAAGGGAATGAAATATACAACCAAATGAAG AATCTTGAAGCTGACGATATCGCAAACTCGTTGGTTCATGCTTTACATGCTCCATCTTATTGTCAG ATTCATGACATTCTTATACGACCAATAGAACAAGAAAGATGA
- the LOC140051447 gene encoding dehydrogenase/reductase SDR family member 11-like isoform X1, translated as MAGRWFGRLALVTGASVGIGAAIARKLVIHGMTVVGCANNGIDKVKAIADEMKPHAPGVLHPIKCDVSKEDEITDMFSEIKEKFGGVDVCVNNAGILVESSALTSGKTEYWRYMLEINVMALAICTRESIYQMTERGIDDGHIFHINSLSGHRVFGSGFYAGTKHMVTAMTEGLRQELREKKSNIRVTSISPGIVRTEFAIRTHGDEEGNEIYNQMKNLEADDIANSLVHALHAPSYCQIHDILIRPIEQER; from the exons ATGGCAGGACGTTGGTTTGGACGTTTAGCTTTAGTAACTGGTGCATCTGTAGGGATTGGCGCTGCTATAGCAAGAAAGTTAGTTATACATGGCATGACTGTAGTAGGGTGTGCTAACAATGGTATCGATAAAGTCAAG GCAATTGCAGACGAAATGAAACCACATGCTCCTGGTGTACTCCATCCAATAAAATGTGACGTCAGTAAAGAGGACGAAATAACTGATATGTTCTCCGAGATCAAGGAGAAATTTGGTGGAGTTGATGTTTGTGTTAACAATGCTGGTATTTTGGTCGAGAGTAGTGCCCTTACGTCTGGAAAAACAGAATATTGGCGGTATATGCTTGAA ATCAACGTTATGGCTCTTGCCATCTGTACAAGAGAGTCTATTTATCAAATGACAGAGAGAGGCATAGACGACGGTCACATATTTCACATTAACAG TTTAAGTGGACATCGAGTATTTGGTTCAGGATTTTACGCTGGAACAAAGCACATGGTTACAGCCATGACGGAAGGACTTCGCCAAGAACTACGTGAAAAGAAATCTAACATTAGAGTCACG AGCATTTCTCCGGGAATAGTAAGAACAGAGTTTGCAATCAGAACACATGGGGACGAAGAAGGGAATGAAATATACAACCAAATGAAG AATCTTGAAGCTGACGATATCGCAAACTCGTTGGTTCATGCTTTACATGCTCCATCTTATTGTCAG ATTCATGACATTCTTATACGACCAATAGAACAAGAAAGATGA